From a single Vitis vinifera cultivar Pinot Noir 40024 chromosome 18, ASM3070453v1 genomic region:
- the LOC100262687 gene encoding uncharacterized protein LOC100262687, whose amino-acid sequence MAVSLHSSVGFRSGFCRNSNFVWPDYSALAVGGRVLRLRDRQCLTGGFRVRCGVEEGKSERNGEEAPESLFVKEMKRRGMKTSSLPSGSEEEDSGISKTNLVSTEIENSLSNQRERSMALNSEGIEGLVPRAKLLLATGATFFIGFWPIVVVTVAFFSALYLHFGPSFIHDFSKTHTEPYSYIDPSTLLEDERIS is encoded by the exons aTGGCGGTTTCTTTACATTCTTCTGTAGGGTTCCGATCTGGTTTCTGTCGGAATTCGAACTTTGTCTGGCCGGATTATAGTGCTTTGGCTGTCGGAGGAAGGGTTTTGAGGTTACGGGATCGTCAGTGTTTGACCGGTGGGTTTCGAGTTCGTTGCGGAGTTGAAGAAGGCAAGAGTGAAAGAAACG GTGAGGAAGCTCCGGAGTCGTTGTTCGTTAAGGAAATGAAGAGAAGAGGCATGAAGACCTCCTCACTGCCTTCCGGCAGTGAAGAGGAGGACAGTGGAATTTCAAAGACAAATCTAGTGTCAACCGAGATTGAAAACAGCTTGTCCAATCAAAGGGAGCGTTCCATGGCATTGAACAGCGAAGGAATTGAG GGTCTCGTTCCCAGGGCTAAACTGCTGCTAGCAACCGGAGCGACTTTCTTCATTGGATTTTGGCCGATTGTTGTTGTAACCGTGGCATTCTTTTCTGCTCTCTACCTT CACTTTGGCCCGAGTTTCATCCATGATTTCAGCAAGACACATACGGAACCATATTCATACATCGATCCGTCTACCCTCCTGGAAGATGAAAGGATTTCGTAG
- the LOC100267838 gene encoding inositol-tetrakisphosphate 1-kinase 3, with amino-acid sequence MRLNMNEEGREEEEEMIQGRFSIGEGGGFQKPMKLVVVGYALTSKKTKSFLQPKLERLARNKGISFVAIDQNRSLSEQGPFDIVLHKLSGKEWRQILEDYRQTHPEVTVLDPPDAIQHVHNRQSMLQDVADLNLSNSYGKVGVPKQLVVKRDASSIPDAVTKAGLKLPLVAKPLVVDGSAKSHELSLAYDQYSLQKLEPPLVLQEFVNHGGVLFKVYIVGEAIKVVRRFSLPDVTKRELSKNAGVFRFPRVSCAAASADDADLDPCVAELPPRPLLERLARELRRRLGLRLFNLDIIREHGTRDRFYVIDINYFPGYGKMPEYEHIFTDFLLSLAESNYKRLSGSNG; translated from the exons ATGAGGTTGAATATGAATGAGGAGGggagggaggaggaggaggagatgATTCAGGGACGCTTTTCGATCGGAGAAGGGGGAGGGTTTCAAAAACCCATGAAGCTGGTTGTGGTGGGCTATGCTCTTACCTCCAAGAAGACTAAGAGCTTTTTGCAGCCCAAGCTTGAACGTTTAGCTAG GAATAAGGGGATATCATTTGTTGCCATTGATCAAAATCGCTCCCTTTCAGAGCAAGGCCCCTTTGATATTGTGTTGCATAAG CTATCAGGAAAGGAGTGGCGCCAGATTCTTGAG GATTACAGGCAAACACATCCAGAAGTCACAGTTCTTGATCCTCCAGATGCCATACAACATGTTCACAATCGCCAGTCCATGCTGCAAGATGTTGCTGATTTGAACTTGTCCAACTCTTATG GCAAGGTTGGTGTCCCCAAGCAATTGGTTGTCAAAAGAGATGCATCATCCATTCCTGATGCAGTCACCAAAGCTGGGCTAAAACTACCCCTCG TTGCAAAGCCATTGGTAGTGGATGGAAGCGCAAAGTCACATGAACTATCACTTGCCTATGATCAATACTCCCTTCAAAAACTAGAGCCTCCACTTGTTCTTCAGGAGTTTGTTAACCATG GAGGTGTGCTGTTCAAGGTTTACATTGTTGGGGAAGCTATAAAGGTTGTCAGGCGTTTCTCGTTACCTGACGTCACTAAACGTGAGCTCTCCAAAAATGCTGGTGTATTCCGTTTTCCAAGGGTTTCTTGTGCTGCAGCATCTGCCGATGATGCAGATCTAGACCCTTGCGTTGCTG AGCTTCCTCCTCGACCCTTACTTGAGAGACTAGCTAGGGAACTTCGTCGACGGCTG GGTCTCCGGTTGTTCAACTTGGAtattatcagagagcatgggACTCGAGATCGTTTTTATGTTATTGACATTAACTATTTCCCTG GGTATGGGAAAATGCCAGAATATGAGCACATATTTACAGACTTTCTGCTAAGCTTGGCTGAGAGCAACTACAAAAGACTTTCTGGTAGTAACGGTTAA